The following coding sequences lie in one Thioflexithrix psekupsensis genomic window:
- a CDS encoding IS630 family transposase — MDHYKNVGKHIVFIDESGFAHDMPRRFGYASVGKRCFGSHDWHAKGRTNVIGALLDFDLLTISLFTGAINSHVFFAWVTQDLLPKLPENAVIVMDNATFHKRHDIQQAILAAGHVLEYLPPYSPDLNPIEHKWAQAKALRKQQHCSIDELFLLNSIYSADAIPKR, encoded by the coding sequence ATAGACCATTATAAGAACGTTGGTAAACACATTGTTTTTATTGATGAAAGCGGCTTTGCTCACGACATGCCGCGCCGTTTTGGGTATGCGTCTGTTGGCAAACGTTGTTTTGGTTCACACGATTGGCACGCCAAAGGACGCACTAATGTCATCGGTGCTTTGCTCGATTTTGATTTATTAACCATCAGTTTGTTTACTGGAGCGATTAATTCTCATGTTTTTTTCGCTTGGGTCACTCAAGATTTGCTGCCTAAACTCCCTGAAAATGCCGTCATTGTGATGGATAACGCCACTTTTCATAAGCGACATGATATTCAGCAGGCTATTTTGGCGGCGGGACACGTCTTGGAATATTTACCCCCTTATTCCCCAGATTTAAATCCTATTGAACATAAATGGGCGCAAGCTAAAGCTCTCCGTAAACAACAGCATTGTTCTATTGATGAACTCTTTTTACTTAATTCTATTTATAGTGCGGATGCTATACCAAAAAGATAG
- a CDS encoding ABC-three component system protein has translation MNNENFWFRTLFKVKIYETSSEHFQRLFQDVMSYRYPSFQSVAPYGNQGDGGNDGWMPNEGYYFQVYGKKASSKINLSSVLKKAVTDFNELRNNYGDIKQYHFVYNDRFEGTPAPIGKALLELKKKYNLEEASAWNSAKLERVFMELDYDQKESILYSIPAELPDFIDPRAIAEILKHLANKAIHRVDTNLIAPDFDTKIRINGLTSPVPDFLRCYSYQQGEIDDFLHKRDPALKQIVAEEMRGFYQNSKIEIPDSIENGANLRYVWIMEQLIPEICKKNPHSFKAYREAAQVILAKYFEACDIYESPNTIITS, from the coding sequence ATGAATAATGAAAATTTTTGGTTTCGTACTTTATTTAAAGTAAAAATTTATGAAACATCCAGTGAACATTTTCAGAGATTATTTCAAGATGTAATGAGCTATCGTTATCCTAGCTTTCAATCCGTTGCCCCTTATGGTAATCAAGGCGATGGTGGCAATGATGGATGGATGCCTAATGAGGGGTATTATTTTCAAGTTTATGGGAAAAAAGCCAGTTCAAAGATAAATTTATCTTCTGTTTTAAAAAAAGCAGTAACAGATTTTAATGAATTAAGAAATAATTATGGCGATATAAAACAATATCATTTTGTTTATAATGATCGTTTTGAGGGTACGCCTGCGCCTATTGGCAAGGCTTTATTAGAATTAAAAAAGAAATATAATTTAGAAGAAGCCAGTGCATGGAATAGTGCAAAATTAGAACGAGTTTTTATGGAATTGGATTATGATCAAAAAGAAAGTATTTTATATAGCATTCCTGCTGAATTGCCAGATTTTATTGATCCGCGTGCCATTGCTGAAATATTAAAACATTTAGCAAATAAGGCAATTCATCGAGTTGATACAAATTTAATTGCTCCTGATTTTGACACAAAAATTCGTATAAATGGACTTACCTCTCCCGTACCAGATTTTTTACGTTGCTATTCTTACCAACAAGGCGAAATTGATGATTTTTTACACAAGAGAGACCCTGCTTTAAAACAGATTGTTGCAGAAGAAATGCGTGGTTTTTATCAAAACAGTAAAATTGAAATTCCAGATAGTATTGAAAATGGAGCCAATCTGCGTTATGTATGGATAATGGAGCAATTAATTCCTGAAATATGTAAAAAAAATCCTCATAGCTTTAAAGCCTATCGAGAAGCAGCACAAGTGATTTTAGCAAAATATTTTGAAGCCTGTGATATTTATGAATCTCCAAACACAATTATTACCTCATAA
- a CDS encoding IS630 transposase-related protein — MTYSRDFRERVLKTRQEENLTLAEVAERFKVAIASVVRWGKVLEPKRTRNKPTKIDMEALKRDVELHPDAYHYERAARFGISESGIRSALKRLGVSRKKNTQASQSRL; from the coding sequence ATGACCTATTCAAGAGACTTTCGAGAACGTGTATTAAAAACTAGACAAGAAGAGAATCTGACCCTTGCAGAGGTAGCAGAACGCTTTAAGGTGGCGATAGCCAGCGTAGTAAGGTGGGGTAAAGTCTTAGAACCCAAACGGACGCGGAATAAACCCACTAAAATAGACATGGAAGCATTAAAACGTGATGTTGAGCTTCACCCTGATGCTTATCATTACGAACGAGCGGCACGGTTTGGGATAAGCGAAAGCGGGATTCGTAGCGCATTAAAACGTTTAGGGGTTAGCCGTAAAAAAAACACTCAAGCATCCCAAAGCCGACTCTGA